One Perca flavescens isolate YP-PL-M2 chromosome 14, PFLA_1.0, whole genome shotgun sequence genomic window carries:
- the LOC114567766 gene encoding uncharacterized protein LOC114567766 — protein sequence MAAFGDRAKSWDNVAVLVDETIKPQAPCSPFLQTPTRQNIKPKATLIRNKNTANRQSAPEQRIRKGEGYSLSHVAEINPVERPCASMPLSVKAATPNVRHRKPKKQFIEPVKPYTTGLPPKSSSPSFVPVSSYPTTVSYDSNTAAEQLKATEDLVTLYLTPEDDFTQSPPWSRYVCPHKPKKRSRKRSIELTARKDLESLHRSSSSTPTPYQPPSVSIEREQKDSPLQKAPEESLHWSSSSTPTPYQPPSVTIEREQKTSDETIHAIEVGEVSEDTGLTATAPTSRQTNREATGEGSEDTELTAPVPTSRQTNRGATGEESEDTGPTATQLTPHQLCQAALQEDPEYNRRRVDPPLGPYLGDLTDELNSAQVCGAPNEDYITEFVSGGPKCYAYRTAQGNTQVKCKGVTLNASNAKVVTHESLIGLVQSFVTNQQHPSRLTTTAFTIKSATKTVPSQKRHLDKERRWDRERRFELCAY from the exons ATGGCTGCATTTG GTGATCGTGCAAAGAGCTGGGATAACGTGGCTGTGTTAGTTGACGAAACTATTAAACCACAAG ctccGTGTAGCCCATTCCTACAGACCCCAACACGCCAGAACATTAAACCAAAGGCCACTCTAATAAGGAATAAGAACACAGCAAACAG acaatcagcccctgaacaaaggatccgCAAGGGCGAGGGCTACTCGCTCTCCCATGTGGCTGAAATCAATCCTGTTGAAAGACCATGTGCTTCGATGCCCCTCTCTGTGAAAGCTGCTACGCCTAACGTTCGCCATCGTAAGCCTAAGAAGCAATTTATTgag cctgtgaagccatacacgACCGGTCTCCCGCCCAAAAGTAGCAGCCCTTCCTTTGTTCCGGTCTCGTCTTACCCGACCACTGTATCTTATGATagtaacacagcagctgag caactAAAGGCGACGGAAGACTTAGTTACATTGTATTTGACGCCTGAGGACGATTTCACACAGTCACCCCCATGGAGCAGATACGTATGTCCACACAAGCCTAAGAAGAGATCTAGGAAGAGATCTATTgag ctAACGGCACGCAAAGACTTGGAGTCCTTGCATCGGTCGTCGTCTAGTACACCAACgccctaccagccaccaagtgtctccattgagagggaacaaaaggaTTCCCCTTTACAAAAGGCACCTGAAGAGTCCTTGCATTGGTCGTCGTCTAGTACACCAACgccctaccagccaccaagtgtcaccattgagagggaacaaaagacatctgatgag ACAATCCATGCCATAGAAGTAGGCGAAGTATCCGAAGACACCGGACTAACAGCGACAGCCCCTACATCACGCCAAACAAATCGTGAAGCTACAGGCGAAGGGTCTGAAGACACAGAGCTAACAGCACCCGTCCCTACATCACGTCAGACAAATCGGGGAGCTACGGGAGAAGAGTCTGAAGACACTGGACCAACAGCAACACAGCTTACACCCCACCAACTGTGTCAGGCTGCTTTGCAGGAGGACCCTGAATATAAT AGACGGCGAGTGGATCCCCCTCTAGGGCCTTATCTTGGCGATTTAACGGATGAACTAAATAGCGCTCAAGTCTGTGGGGCTCCTAACGAAGATTATATAACGGAGTTTGTTTCCGGGGGTCCTAAATGCTATGCTTATAGGACTGCTCAAGGAAATACACAAGTTAAATGCAAGGGTGTGACCCTTAATGCCTCAAATGCCAAAGTGGTTACACATGAATCGTTAATTGGTCTTGTTCAATCCTTTGTGACCAACCAGCAGCATCCTAGCCGTCTGACCacaacagcattcacaataaAAAGCGCGACAAAAACAGTTCCATCTCAAAAACGACACCTTGACAAGGAAA GACGCTG GGACAGAGAGCGTCGTTTCGAGCTCTGCGCCTACTGA
- the pef1 gene encoding peflin: MSFHYGQGYPGAGGRQPAPGAAYGGGSGPYGPPPSAPYGGAAQQPGGPYGAYGAPGQPGGQYGQGPGGAPAGQYGGYGGQPHAGQYGQHPPAGNIPPGVNPEAYQWFHTVDTDRSGFINLKELKQALVNSNWSAFNDETCLMMINMFDKTRSGRMDMFSFSALWEFMQRWRVLFQQYDRDRSGCISSTELQQALAQMGYNLSPQFSQTLVQRFTLQGGRPGIQLDRFIQVCTQLQTMTQVFREKDTSMTGNIRLNYEDFLSGAVTRLL; encoded by the exons ATGAGTTTCCACTACGGCCAG GGCTATCCCGGAGCAGGAGGACGCCAACCAGCACCAGGTGCTGCATACGGGGGAGGCAGTGGTCCCTATGGGCCTCCCCCCTCAGCTCCATACGGAGGTGCAGCACAACAACCAGGAGGTCCTTATGGTGCATATGGAGCCCCAGGTCAACCAGGAGGGCAGTATGGGCAAGGACCAGGGGGTGCCCCCGCCGGGCAATACGGGGGTTATGGGGGACAACCACATGCAGGACAATATGGACAACATCCTCCTGCAG GTAACATCCCTCCTGGTGTTAACCCGGAGGCGTACCAGTGGTTCCACACTGTTGACACGGACCGCAGTGGCTTCATCAACCTGAAGGAGCTGAAGCAGGCACTCGTCAACTCCAACTGGTCGGCTTTCAATGATGAGACCTGCCTCATGATGATCA ACATGTTTGACAAGACGCGGTCGGGTCGAATGGACATGTTTAGCTTCTCAGCTCTGTGGGAGTTCATGCAGCGGTGGAGGGTGCTCTTTCAGCAATACGACAGAGACCGCTCAGGCTGTATCAGCAGCACGGAGCTACAACAAG CCCTCGCTCAGATGGGCTACAACCTGAGTCCCCAGTTTTCTCAGACGTTGGTGCAGCGCTTCACCTTGCAAGGCGGACGCCCCGGCATCCAGCTGGACCGCTTCATCCAGGTGTGCACCCAGCTCCAGACCATGACGCAGGTCTTCAGGGAGAAAGACACGAGCATGACAGGCAACATCCGCCTTAACTATGAGGATTTCCTGTCTGGGGCCGTCACCAGGCTCCTGTGA
- the gjb9b gene encoding gap junction protein beta 9b: MNWSTLEGLLGGVNKYSTAFGRIWLSMVFIFRVLVFLVAAQPVWGDEIKDFICNTAQPGCTNVCYDYIFPISHVRLWALQLIFVTCPSLMVLGHVYYREKKNLEYTTTHNGGHLYANPGKKRGGLWWTYLASLIIKAGLDAGFLYMLHYVYEGYDMPRLSKCSLEPCPNTVNCYTSRPTEKKIFTMFMVISSALCILMCICEIVYLIGKSIQKLVSKKKSDFRSKKSTRVDPTVSIQNLSNMADEWPSKKE; the protein is encoded by the exons ATGAACTGGTCTACATTGGAGGGACTCCTCGGTGGGGTCAACAAGTATTCCACCGCGTTTGGCCGGATCTGGCTCTCCATGGTCTTTATCTTCCGGGTGTTAGTGTTCTTGGTCGCGGCCCAGCCAGTGTGGGGCGACGAAATCAAGGACTTTATTTGCAACACGGCCCAGCCGGGCTGCACTAACGTGTGCTACGACTACATCTTCCCCATCTCCCACGTCCGCCTGTGGGCCCTGCAGCTCATCTTCGTCACCTGTCCGTCGCTGATGGTGCTAGGGCACGTCTATTATCGCGAGAAGAAGAACTTGGAGTACACCACCACGCACAATGGCGGCCATCTGTACGCCAACCCTGGGAAGAAACGTGGGGGGCTGTGGTGGACATACCTG GCAAGTCTGATTATCAAGGCAGGCCTTGACGCTGGCTTCCTCTACATGCTGCACTACGTTTATGAAGGCTACGACATGCCCCGTCTGTCCAAGTGCTCCCTGGAGCCGTGCCCCAACACGGTGAACTGCTACACATCACGTCCCACTGAGAAGAAGATCTTCACCATGTTCATGGTCATCTCCTCTGCTTTGTGCATCTTAATGTGCATCTGTGAGATAGTTTACCTCATCGGCAAAAGCATTCAGAAACTCGTTAGTAAGAAGAA GTCAGATTTCAGATCCAAAAAATCGACCAGAGTGGATCCTACAGTCTCTATCCAAAACCTCAGTAACATGGCCGATGAGTGGCCATCTAAGAAAGAATGA